A genomic stretch from Alloyangia pacifica includes:
- a CDS encoding transposase produces the protein MIDVRRFWCHQSIFSERLTPEVARPWASRTLRMQKLVRHLAVALGGRPAQFLASRVLLPVNKDAFLRSLRAGDDHAKAAPRIFGIDEWAWLRDHPGVACVARDRNGGYGSAVARAFPEAVQVADRWHFLETADEEMDVQQRV, from the coding sequence GTGATCGATGTGCGTCGTTTCTGGTGCCATCAGTCGATATTTAGCGAGCGCCTCACGCCGGAGGTGGCCAGACCTTGGGCAAGTCGCACGCTGCGAATGCAAAAGCTGGTCCGGCACCTCGCGGTGGCGCTTGGTGGCCGGCCGGCTCAATTTCTCGCAAGCCGCGTCTTGCTGCCGGTGAACAAAGATGCCTTCTTGCGCAGTCTCAGGGCGGGCGATGATCACGCCAAGGCTGCGCCGCGGATCTTCGGCATCGATGAGTGGGCTTGGCTCCGTGACCACCCCGGCGTTGCATGCGTCGCCCGAGATCGCAATGGCGGATATGGCAGCGCCGTTGCCCGTGCTTTTCCAGAGGCGGTTCAGGTCGCTGACCGCTGGCATTTTTTGGAGACAGCAGATGAAGAGATGGACGTTCAGCAAAGAGTTTAA